The Methanosarcina acetivorans C2A genome includes the window TATGTCAACAAATAACTCGAGCCAATTTTTACACTGTACTCAAACACCAAGAAAGCAGTTTCATCGATTTTTAATTGAAGAGGCCTGCTTTAAACTCTTTAGCAAAAACCTGGTCTCTTCTCCTAATTTAAATTTTGTGGGGATACGTCTATGAAAATAGATACTGAGAGTTTGAATATAAGAAAAGCAGCATTTTTTCTAAGCGTTGCTGGTTTGGCAATATTAATCGCTATAGGAATACCTGCAGGCGCCAGTGAGATCAAAGTTAAATGTGTAGTTCCTGAGAATGGCACAACTATGTTGTTACAGGTGCCTGATGTGCGCCAATCCACCAACTACTCGTGTGGAGCTTCATGCTTTCAGGCTGTAGTAAGCTACTGGGGCGGTAAAGATATGGGAGAAGGCCAGTTTATTGAGCTCGTCAATACTACTCTCGGAGAGACTGACCGCAAGGGCACCACCCCCAGCGGCATCGTAGAAGGGGCAGAAAAAATGGGGCTTAGAGCCGAGATTAGGGAGAACCTGACACTGGACGATTTGAGAGACTCCATTAATAAGGGCATTCCAGTAATAGTTAGACTTCAGGCCTGGAAGAATGAGGATCAAACCTGGGAAATGAATGCGAGCAGTCACTACATGGTAGTCATAGGCATAGACAGCAAAAATGTGTACTTTGAAGACCCATGGATACTTGGCAGCAGAGGGTATATTCCACATGATGAGTTCGTAGAACGCTGGCACACTTTCAGTTATGCATCTCCTACAGCTGATAAAAAAACAAATATGATTCATATGGGAATCTTTATCAGTGGAGACAAGCCTGCACAAAATCCTGGTTTCATACATGTGGACTAATCCAGGTACCAATATGCTTGAATATTTCCAGAATCGAGAAATCCAAGAGCATGTCTTAAAATTAAATATGATTCCGGGTCCTTACATAAAATCGACTTCACTGTCTTAAGAACCATGTTCTGGAACCGCAGGGGAAACCGAAGAAACCGAAAGTAGAGTTTCGATCCCGTAGATTTAGGAAATCCGGGCAACGGAACTCTAAGCTTTCCGAATCTTAAATGACCTTTCTTCGTTTCATTTTATCTCACAAACAAAACGTTCTCATATAAAATGAAACGTTTTTTATAGGTTACAACCCTTAAAATCTCAGTGGAGCAGTAAAATGGACATAAAAAAAATTATCTGTGCAGCTATATCCCTTCTCATTTCTTTATTGATTTTGATCATTATTTTTAAGTATACTCCAAACCCGTTCACGTAAAAAGGCAGGTATACTTCTTCGCGTTTTCTATTTTTATATTAATTAGCCGTAAGAGAAAATCACTGCATTTTTACTCGGCTTCCCTTGTCTCACATTTCATCGTTCTCAGTTTCCCTGGCCTCACGTTTTGTTAGTCTCAGCTTTCCTTGTCTCACATTTTATCAGTTTTACCCTCCCGCCCGAGCCCTCATTGTCCTGTTCCATCTCCACTGTATACGTGTAATCCGATATTTCCGCAAGCCCGCCGGCTCCGCTGCCTCCTACTATCAGCGAGTAGACCTTTGCGTTATACTTCTTTTTTGCCTCTTCCCAGCGGGCAAGGACGAGCTCATCAGAGATTTCGGACTTCCCGTCGGTAATAAAAAGCAGATCTGCTCCCTGGAAGTCCTTTTCTTTCAGGGACCTGAGGCCTGAAGCAAGCGCTGTATTGAAGTCCGTCCCGCCGCCGAAGGTATAGAGCAGGAAGTTCAGGAACCTCTCTGACATCTTTTTCCTGCTGCTGAGTTCGATTTCCAGGTGCTGGCTTGTGGAGGCAAAAAGAATGACCTTCATGTCTCGCTGCTGGGCAAGCATAAGCTTTGCCATGGCAAGCACGGCAGACTTGGCAAGCGTTTGCGGGGTCCCGTGCATGGAACCCGAGGTATCGACGAGAGTGATCATGGGCCCTCGCGGTTTTATTCTGGGAGGACCTGTATAGTGCTTTCCGAGCAGCTGGTAGCTCAGGAGTTTTCCTTCAAGCATATCAGCATAGAACTTCCGCTTCAGAGCCGGGTTGAGGAGCTTTGCGGCTTCCATGGGCAGGAGGTTGTTTATCGAGTCCGAAAAGCGCACGGTCTGAATCCTGTTTTTCCCAAAAGGCGAATAGCGTATGCGGTCGGATGGGGGGTCAAACTCCCTCCTGCCTATAAAGTTCACGATTCTTCTCAGGTCAGGGTTTTTTTCAAAAAAAGCCGAGTAATTTTTCAGCATCTTAAGCTGGACATAAAATGGCTCTTTTTTAAGCTCCTTTACGGAATAACTCCAGCTCCTTCCAGGGAAAAGAAGGGCGAGGGTATCGAAAAGGTCAAGGTTTTCTTCCATTTCGGAGATGAACTCCTGCATTCTGGAGTAGAGCCCTTCCAGCATCCCGTCAAGAAAATCCTGGCACCCATCCTTCTGCATGAAATTGAGGACGGCTTCGTAAATGTCGGACTTTCCGGAAACTTGGGCAGAAGACTGAACATTCCGGGCTACCAGATCCTCGGGATTCCCGCCTGCCCAGAGGAGGAGGGTTTGTTTAAGGATTTTTTCAAACTCCCTGAGGATGGCTCCAGTTTCGGCATCAAGCCTCATGAACAATTCTTTTTCCGAACCGCTATTCTTAGCTCCTGAAAAGCGTTCCATAAGGTCGTAGATCAGAGGCAGAAGCAGCTTCAGACATGCAACTCCTGCTCCTCGACTCCTTTTTGTAATCTTTTGAAGCCCTGGCCACGGCCCTGAGTTTCTCAGGGCAAGAAAGATAGGGTAAAATGCCCCGAAAAGCTCTATGAACCTTTCAGCATCTTTTATCTCATACGGTTGCTCAAAGAGGATTTCAAGGGCAATCACTTCGGCTATCTTCTCGCGCAGAGGGCGGGGAATCGTGCGGGGGTAAGCAATGGTGCTTCTCAGTTCACCTTCCAGCAGGGAAGCTGCCTGTCTCTGAACAGAAAGAGCTTCGTGCCAGAGCCTGTTTCTGGAAAAAAAAGAGTATGACTCAGAAGAGGCTCTATCAGGACTGCTCAGAAAACCGGTTGAATCTTCCGTACCAACACCTCATTTTCTCATCTGAGCTTGAATCTGGACCCGAGCCCTTTCATAAAACCACTGGAATTGCTGCCTGAATCCGGTACCTGGACTTTTGCTTCAATTTTTGATGCATGGGGGTCGGAAGTATCTGAATATCCTGGTTTTGCAGGCCTGAGCTCTCCAGACCTGAATTCTTTGTGCTGCAAGCCCAGCAGGGTTTTGATTTCGCCGATCAGGGTTTCTGTTCCGGAAAGCTGTGTGCTTCCTGCGTCGTGCAGGAGCAGGGCTTCGTTTCTGTCAGGGGTTGAAAGCCAGATGTTTGAATCCATAAGATTTCTGAGCAGTTCCTTTTCTTCCTCAAGCCGCTGTTTTACTCGATTTACTCTTCCAGCCAGGGTTTCGAATTCTTTTTCAAAAACCGCTCTCTGACTTTGAGACAGGGTATTTTTCTTCCCTGAACGTTCATGGAGAGAATCAATTTCCCTTACCAGGTTCTCATAAGGATAG containing:
- a CDS encoding C39 family peptidase; this translates as MKIDTESLNIRKAAFFLSVAGLAILIAIGIPAGASEIKVKCVVPENGTTMLLQVPDVRQSTNYSCGASCFQAVVSYWGGKDMGEGQFIELVNTTLGETDRKGTTPSGIVEGAEKMGLRAEIRENLTLDDLRDSINKGIPVIVRLQAWKNEDQTWEMNASSHYMVVIGIDSKNVYFEDPWILGSRGYIPHDEFVERWHTFSYASPTADKKTNMIHMGIFISGDKPAQNPGFIHVD
- a CDS encoding vWA domain-containing protein; translated protein: MIALEILFEQPYEIKDAERFIELFGAFYPIFLALRNSGPWPGLQKITKRSRGAGVACLKLLLPLIYDLMERFSGAKNSGSEKELFMRLDAETGAILREFEKILKQTLLLWAGGNPEDLVARNVQSSAQVSGKSDIYEAVLNFMQKDGCQDFLDGMLEGLYSRMQEFISEMEENLDLFDTLALLFPGRSWSYSVKELKKEPFYVQLKMLKNYSAFFEKNPDLRRIVNFIGRREFDPPSDRIRYSPFGKNRIQTVRFSDSINNLLPMEAAKLLNPALKRKFYADMLEGKLLSYQLLGKHYTGPPRIKPRGPMITLVDTSGSMHGTPQTLAKSAVLAMAKLMLAQQRDMKVILFASTSQHLEIELSSRKKMSERFLNFLLYTFGGGTDFNTALASGLRSLKEKDFQGADLLFITDGKSEISDELVLARWEEAKKKYNAKVYSLIVGGSGAGGLAEISDYTYTVEMEQDNEGSGGRVKLIKCETRKAETNKT